The following DNA comes from Rhizobium sp. BT04.
GTTCGGTCACCAGGCCGTTGAACGGCCGGCGCACGCCGCCGCCATCCTCGCCCTGCTGCACCTCGACGGAGACATCCATCAGCCGGCCGATCAGTTCCTCCGGCTTGACGGATGGCTTCTTGGCGCGGGCCGAGAGCTTGATTTCAAAGAGCGAGGAAATCCCTTCCTCGATCGTCACCCGCTCCGGCAGAAGCTGGTCCTCGCCGAGCGGCGAGACGATCTTCAGAATACGGTTCGCCTGGATGAAATCGGCGGCGAGGGATTGCAAATCGTCCATAACATCACGTTCCGTCTTCAAAAGCCGATTACTACTGCTGTTGCGGCCGAGGATGGGTTTTGAGGTAATCCGCCAGTGCCGAGAAATATTGCCCCAGCATTTCGGTATTCGCCCGATCGGCCACCTGCCTGTAACTTTCGATCAGCGCGTCGCGCTTGGCCTTTCCGCCCGGACTCCCGTAGAAATCCGACAGCACCGACAAGTCCTGCGCCGACAGGGTGGCGAGCGCAAAGGTAAGCTGCGCCTTCTCGTTCGCTCGCGCCGTATCCTTGGGAATCGGCTTCTCGTTCTCGTTTCGGGAGCGCAGCGCCGAGATCACGCTTGACATTTCGGACTGCAGCTTGCCTTGCGAAGCGGACGCCAGTTCTTCGGTATCGGAATTGGAAAGAGCCTCGAGGGAGAGATACATGAGCTGCGAGGTGAAGGCGGTTTCGACGGCAAGATCCGGGCCGGCCATCAGATCGGCGAGCTGGCTGATGCGCGGGCCATTGTCCGGGTCGCCAAGACGTGTCTCGATATCCTTCGCGGCCGTCTGATCCTGCGCTTCGGTCATCCGCGCAATCTTTGCCTGCCCCTCTTCCAATGCCGTCGCCGCTTTGGCGAGAGCTTTCGGATCGACGCCATCGTCGCCGGCGTTTGCCACGGCCTTCGATATCTCGGCAGCCATGCTGTCGGTTTTGAAGGAAGACCGTGCGGCCATTTCGAGCAGCGGCTGCACTTGCGAAGCCTCGGAAATGCCGCGATCGGACGCGGCCTTGGCGACATTTTCGACGGCGGCAGGCGTGGCGGAAAGGCGGCTCCCACCTGCTCGATTTGAAGCAGGGATTGATCGACGGAACCGGATGCGCCGGTTGTGCCGGCAGCAGTCGCTGCCAGAACGCAGGCGACGGCCGCCGGGATCACCAGCCATCGCATGCGACCCATCAATCCACGCTTCAAGACGTCAGTCAATCGCATCGGCACCGCCTCAGATCATCCTGACATCGGTGAGCTGCCTGGGCCGTGCATCGGTGGAAAGGCGGTTGATGATCTGCTCCGCCTTCGCCATCTGGGCGCCGCCAGTCGGATCGATCAACAGCTTTTCGGCAAAGTTCTGCTCGGGATAGAAGGACGAATTGCCGGTGAGACGGCTGAGCGTATTGATGCGATCGCGCACGACCGAACCGACATTGTCGTATTCGACACGCTGACCGGGATCGTAAGGCTGGAAAGGCCGGCCGGTGAAACGCGGCGAAATGGACTTTGGATAGTCCGATGCCGAAGGCAACTGCGGAATAGCCTTCTTGCTGTATTCGATGTCGCGGCCAATGCCGCCGGCGGTCCCGCCGGTGGACGGCGCATAGGTCACCAGCTTGTCGGAATCCAGGACGGCGCTCATGTAGAACAAGAGCTCCATCTTCTGGGACAGCCGGTTTTCGTCGACGCGCCGGCTCTCCGGCGGATTGCAGAACGGCGTCTGACCGACCAGATCGACAAGCCTCGATTTGGTGGCTTCGCTGATCGTGTTGTCCTGTTGCACGCCCCTGATGAATTCGTGCACGCAGACGTGGTTGATGGCGATGAAATCATCGATCCGCGTCTTGAAATTCAGAGCGGTCGGGGCAGACGCGATCGGCGCGCTGCTCGTCAGTTTTTCCGCAGCGCTCGTCACCTGCTTGCTGGCAAGCTTCTTGGCTTCGTCGAGGACGCCGCCAAGCGCAAACATCACCACCTTGCTGTTGGCGGCGGCATGCATGACGCTGAAGGTACGGTTGAGGTTGTTGTTGCAGATCACGTTCAGCGCGGCCCGGCCCGCCAGCACCCGCAACGAAGTCGTCGCGAAGGCGGCCATCATGATGCTGCCGGTCAAGACGGAAGCGGAAAACACGAAAAGCTCGGCCAGCATGCGGTCGCGGGCTTCCTGGGCCTTTGTGGTTTTCTGGAAATTGTCGACGGCGAGATCGTAGGCCCGCACATAAGGACTGGAGACATTCGTCTCCCATTGGGACTTGTACTTGGGCAGTTCTACCAGAATATCGTTCAAACGCTCAGTTGCAGCCGACACGATCATCTCCATTGTCCAAAGCGCAAAACAACCTGTTCAATCGCCTTCCTTGGGGAGACGAGAGAACATGGGACGACAATGCCAGCAGCAAGGCTGGCATTGCCGATGTCGTGAAGCGTCAGGCAGCCTTGGTGGTCGCGAGATCGTAAGAGGCGATCATCGGCGACTGCGGCGAGTGCTTGTCGTCGTAAGGCGTGTACTTCACTTCCATCTTGGTGAAGTTCAGCTTGATCGTCTCGACCGGGCGGTCACCGTTGGAATCGATCGAGTAGCTGGCAATCAGCGTGTTCTCGAGCGAATACTCGATATAGGTGTCGCCGGGATTGCCCGTCGTGACGAGGTGGATGACGGAGCGCTTGCCGGTGCGGCCCGAGCAGGCTTCCTGGAAAAGCTTGGTCGACGAGGAGTCGCTGACCTTGGTGAGGATCACTTCCGAAACGGTCGGCTCGGAAGCTTCGCGGTTTGCCGCCGAACCAGCGGAGGTGTTCATGTTGCGGGCGACGTTCCAGTGGATGGCTTCGATGTCCATCCACTTGCGATGCTGTTCGTGGGTAGCATCCCCTTGGATTCCGTCGATCTGAAGATAAATCGGCATGCTGTCAGCTCTCCTGTTGGCGGTTGAGTGCCTAGTTGCGTCTAAGGCGTAGTTGCCTTTCTTCTTCCTGCTCCCCGAGTGCGCTTGCGGCTCGGGGTTACTTCATCCGACAACCGGTTTTCCCCCGGCGTGTCGAATTCCTGCGGGGCGGCCTCGTCGGCATCAAGGCCGAAGCGGTGGCCATCGTAGCCGATGGCAATCCCCGTAATTTTCTTGCCCGTTGCGACGGCATCGAGGAAAAATGTCGAAAGATCGGGCAAGAGATCGCGGGCGATCATCACCTCGATGGCGCGGGCGCCCATCTCGCTGGTGCGCGCCCGCGCAATCAGCGCGTCGCGGGCTTCCGGCGACAGCGAAAGCGTCGTCCCGTAAGTGGCAACAACCCGCTCGCGGATACGGCCGATCTGGATGTCGACGATGCCCGACAGCGTCTCGGTGCCGAGCGGCATGAAGGGCAGCACCGTCGTGCGGCCAAGGAAGGCCGGCTTGAAATGCTTCTGCAATTCCGGCAGCAGCAGCGCTTCAAGTGCATCCGGTCCGGGCATCGTGTCGGGATCGGCAGAAAGTGCGGCGATCATCTCCGAACCGGTATTCGCCGTCATGACGATGGTGGTGTTCTTGAAATCGATGTCGCGGCCTTCGCCGTCGCGCAGCGTTCCCTTGTCGAACACCTGGTAGAAGATTTCCTGAACGCCCGGATGCGCCTTGTCGATCTCGTCGAGCAGCAGCACGCCGTAGGGTCTGCGCCTCACCGCCTCGGTGAGCACGCCGCCTTCGCCGTAACCGACATAACCGGGGGGCGAGCCGAGGAGCATGGAAATCTTATGCTCCTCCTTGAACTCGGACATGTTGATGGTCGTGAGGTACCGGCTGCCGCCGTAGAGCATGTCGGCGAGCGACAGTGCGGTTTCGGTCTTGCCGGTGCCGGACATGCCGACCAGCAGGAAAACGGCCGGCGGCCGGCGCGGATCGGAAAGCCCGGCGCGGGCCGCCCGCATGGCCGAAGCGATCCGCTCGATCGCCGCGTCCTGGCCAAGCACCCTTTCCTT
Coding sequences within:
- a CDS encoding type VI secretion system tube protein Hcp, whose translation is MPIYLQIDGIQGDATHEQHRKWMDIEAIHWNVARNMNTSAGSAANREASEPTVSEVILTKVSDSSSTKLFQEACSGRTGKRSVIHLVTTGNPGDTYIEYSLENTLIASYSIDSNGDRPVETIKLNFTKMEVKYTPYDDKHSPQSPMIASYDLATTKAA